A section of the Humulus lupulus chromosome 2, drHumLupu1.1, whole genome shotgun sequence genome encodes:
- the LOC133814695 gene encoding mediator of RNA polymerase II transcription subunit 15a-like, with amino-acid sequence MQQQLGLQQQPNPLQCEMRLQPSGQNVIDQQKQLYQPQRPLLETSSTSVDSAATGHASGVDWQEEVYQKIKTMKELYLPELHELYQKIVAYSIVKSMSPKALSVSVRDIGSVVSMVDRFA; translated from the exons ATGCAGCAACAGTTGGGTTTGCAACAACAGCCAAATCCACTACAATGTGAAATGAGGCTTCAACCATCAGGTCAAAATGTAATTGATCAGCAAAAGCAGTTATATCAACCACAGAGACCTCTTCTAGAGACATCATCAA CATCTGTCGATTCAGCTGCAACTGGACATGCGAGTGGAGTTGATTGGCAAGAAGAGGTTTACCAGAAG ATCAAAACAATGAAGGAACTGTACTTACCTGAACTTCATGAATTGTATCAGAAAATTGTTG CTTACTCGATC GTAAAATCTATGTCACCTAAGGCATTGAGTGTTTCTGTCAGGGACATTGGCTCTGTTGTCAGCATGGTTGATAGGTTTGCATGA